One region of Lagopus muta isolate bLagMut1 chromosome 13, bLagMut1 primary, whole genome shotgun sequence genomic DNA includes:
- the LOC125699849 gene encoding interleukin-22 receptor subunit alpha-1-like isoform X1: protein MGCGALGWLGSPVSPTGRSSSGVRSQRGGTEMPPLPETRPHRVALPSTGRAQPGGRSTAPVAAACPFVTAAPWGFVPTSLQCTLRARSFRGEGTALRLWGQITPLGFISCTQVLAAHGGRWWPKCSGTPRDPARPCRADGDGMSPALRLLLSLASCALLRGTPLPPRGVRLWAQNFHVQLRWEPDPQAPNGTAYQVEWRKRTSRWTRADTCGGNSTGSSWVCELRCDDIHGIYWARVRAVQDGEPSPWVSSNELLPYRDTTVGPPTLSWQLQGHNLSIKLSAPLTPYQSRHGSYKPLSRVLRKLRYHLRLYHGDVLQQEVPCRWTTRKASCTFRFLMPSTQYCIRTVAVGIAPQRSLEAEQCLVTPAGPAAFPWVLLAAMVAALPLLSVPAVCLTCVYIFPKSSEMHLPKMLALLPSSAAVPTLELQEVAPAPLLPAPSEHPAPAAPLLLGGWCFQERSGYCPNGFGMEWHEGRTAPSYQPSSWAPALEEDEDESDRDAAAVSPTSSVMDGDYGTSETWLSPHLQLYSTALGAGSGLLPALNTISFSPGELQEDAAGSWVPLSSVRLPGTELGVDDSSTQQWGCPCMLPSWHTGTPHEEEAAAPPEHRFALLGAPEAECEE, encoded by the exons ATGGGGTGCGGGGCTTTGGGGTGGTTGGGGAGCCCCGTTTCACCGACGGGACGCTCGTCCTCTGGTGTCCGGTCCCAGCGGGGCGGCACTGAGATGCCACCACTTCCTGAGACGCGCCCGCATCGGGTGGCACTGCCCAGCACCGGGCGGGCACAGCCGGGCGGCCGCAGCACGGCTCCCGTGGCAGCCGCGTGTCCCTTTGTCACCGCAGCCCCGTGGGGATTTGTCCCCACCTCACTGCAGTGCACACTCCGAGCTCGCAGCTTCCGTGGGGAAGGCACAGCGCTGCGGCTTTGGGGACAAATAACGCCGTTGGGTTTTATTTCGTGCACTCAGGTTTTGGCCGCCCATGGTGGTCGCTGGTGGCCCAAGTGCTCGGGCACGCCGAGGGACCCAGCGCGGCCATGTAGAGCAGATGGGGACGGGATGAGCCCTGCGCTGcgcctgctgctgtccctggcCAGCTGCGCCCTGCTGCGAG GTACACCGCTGCCCCCCCGGGGGGTGCGGCTGTGGGCTCAGAACTTCCACGTGCAGCTGCGGTGGGAGCCCGACCCGCAGGCACCGAACGGGACCGCGTACCAGGTGGAGTGGAGGAAGAG AACCTCCCGCTGGACCAGGGCAGACACCTGTGGGGGGAACAGCACCGGCTCATCCTGGGTGTGTGAGCTGCGTTGTGACGACATCCATGGTATCTACTGGGCGAGGGTGAGAGCAGTGCAGGATGGCGAGCCGTCCCCGTGGGTCAGTTCCAACGAGCTGCTGCCATACAGAGACA CAACTGTGGGCCCCCCCACCTTATCCTGGCAGCTCCAGGGCCACAACCTCAGCATTAAACTCAGTGCACCGCTCACCCCGTACCAGAGCAGGCATGGATCCTACAAACCGCTCAGCAGAGTGCTGCGGAAGCTGCGGTACCACCTGCGTCTGTACCATGGGGATGTGCTCCAGCAGGAG GTGCCCTGCAGGTGGACCACCAGGAAAGCATCATGTACCTTCAGGTTCCTGATGCCCAGCACGCAGTACTGCATCCGCACGGTGGCAGTGGGCATAGCCCCACAGCGGAGCCTGGAGGCTGAGCAGTGCCTGGTGACACCAGCAGGTCCTGCAG ccttcccctGGGTGCTCCTGGCTGCGATGGTTGCTGCCCTCCCACTGCTGAGTGTGCCTGCTGTCTGCCTGACCTGTGTGTACATCTTCCCGAAGTCCTCTGAAATGCACCTCCCAAAAATGCTG gctctgctgcccagcagcgCTGCAGTGCCCaccctggagctgcaggaggttgcaccagccccactgctgccagcccccAGCGAGCACCCAGCACccgcagccccactgctgctgggggggTGGTGTTTCCAGGAGAGGAGCGGTTACTGCCCCAATGGGTTTGGGATGGAGTGGCACGAGGGTAGGACTGCACCCAGCTACCAGCCAAGCTCCTGGGCACCAGCACTGGAGGAGGACGAGGATGAAAGCGACAGGGATGCTGCGGCGGTGTCTCCAACCAGCAGTGTGATGGATGGGGACTATGGGACATCAGAGACGTGGCTCTCCCCGCACCTCCAGCTTTATTCCACAGCTCTTGGAGCGGGCAGCGGCCTTCTTCCTGCCCTGAACACCATCAGCTTCAGCCCTGGTGAGCTGCAGGAGGACGCAGCTGGGTCCTGGGTACCACTCAGCTCTGTGAGGTTACCGGGGACCGAGCTGGGGGTGGATGACAGCAGCACGCAGCAATGGGGCTGTCCCTGCATGCTGCCCAGCTGGCACACAGGCACACCTCAcgaggaggaggcagcagcacccCCAGAGCATCGCTTTGCCTTGCTGGGGGCTCCTGAAGCAGAGTGCGAGGAGTGA
- the LOC125699849 gene encoding interleukin-22 receptor subunit alpha-1-like isoform X2, which yields MSPALRLLLSLASCALLRGTPLPPRGVRLWAQNFHVQLRWEPDPQAPNGTAYQVEWRKRTSRWTRADTCGGNSTGSSWVCELRCDDIHGIYWARVRAVQDGEPSPWVSSNELLPYRDTTVGPPTLSWQLQGHNLSIKLSAPLTPYQSRHGSYKPLSRVLRKLRYHLRLYHGDVLQQEVPCRWTTRKASCTFRFLMPSTQYCIRTVAVGIAPQRSLEAEQCLVTPAGPAAFPWVLLAAMVAALPLLSVPAVCLTCVYIFPKSSEMHLPKMLALLPSSAAVPTLELQEVAPAPLLPAPSEHPAPAAPLLLGGWCFQERSGYCPNGFGMEWHEGRTAPSYQPSSWAPALEEDEDESDRDAAAVSPTSSVMDGDYGTSETWLSPHLQLYSTALGAGSGLLPALNTISFSPGELQEDAAGSWVPLSSVRLPGTELGVDDSSTQQWGCPCMLPSWHTGTPHEEEAAAPPEHRFALLGAPEAECEE from the exons ATGAGCCCTGCGCTGcgcctgctgctgtccctggcCAGCTGCGCCCTGCTGCGAG GTACACCGCTGCCCCCCCGGGGGGTGCGGCTGTGGGCTCAGAACTTCCACGTGCAGCTGCGGTGGGAGCCCGACCCGCAGGCACCGAACGGGACCGCGTACCAGGTGGAGTGGAGGAAGAG AACCTCCCGCTGGACCAGGGCAGACACCTGTGGGGGGAACAGCACCGGCTCATCCTGGGTGTGTGAGCTGCGTTGTGACGACATCCATGGTATCTACTGGGCGAGGGTGAGAGCAGTGCAGGATGGCGAGCCGTCCCCGTGGGTCAGTTCCAACGAGCTGCTGCCATACAGAGACA CAACTGTGGGCCCCCCCACCTTATCCTGGCAGCTCCAGGGCCACAACCTCAGCATTAAACTCAGTGCACCGCTCACCCCGTACCAGAGCAGGCATGGATCCTACAAACCGCTCAGCAGAGTGCTGCGGAAGCTGCGGTACCACCTGCGTCTGTACCATGGGGATGTGCTCCAGCAGGAG GTGCCCTGCAGGTGGACCACCAGGAAAGCATCATGTACCTTCAGGTTCCTGATGCCCAGCACGCAGTACTGCATCCGCACGGTGGCAGTGGGCATAGCCCCACAGCGGAGCCTGGAGGCTGAGCAGTGCCTGGTGACACCAGCAGGTCCTGCAG ccttcccctGGGTGCTCCTGGCTGCGATGGTTGCTGCCCTCCCACTGCTGAGTGTGCCTGCTGTCTGCCTGACCTGTGTGTACATCTTCCCGAAGTCCTCTGAAATGCACCTCCCAAAAATGCTG gctctgctgcccagcagcgCTGCAGTGCCCaccctggagctgcaggaggttgcaccagccccactgctgccagcccccAGCGAGCACCCAGCACccgcagccccactgctgctgggggggTGGTGTTTCCAGGAGAGGAGCGGTTACTGCCCCAATGGGTTTGGGATGGAGTGGCACGAGGGTAGGACTGCACCCAGCTACCAGCCAAGCTCCTGGGCACCAGCACTGGAGGAGGACGAGGATGAAAGCGACAGGGATGCTGCGGCGGTGTCTCCAACCAGCAGTGTGATGGATGGGGACTATGGGACATCAGAGACGTGGCTCTCCCCGCACCTCCAGCTTTATTCCACAGCTCTTGGAGCGGGCAGCGGCCTTCTTCCTGCCCTGAACACCATCAGCTTCAGCCCTGGTGAGCTGCAGGAGGACGCAGCTGGGTCCTGGGTACCACTCAGCTCTGTGAGGTTACCGGGGACCGAGCTGGGGGTGGATGACAGCAGCACGCAGCAATGGGGCTGTCCCTGCATGCTGCCCAGCTGGCACACAGGCACACCTCAcgaggaggaggcagcagcacccCCAGAGCATCGCTTTGCCTTGCTGGGGGCTCCTGAAGCAGAGTGCGAGGAGTGA